The following coding sequences are from one Saccharomyces eubayanus strain FM1318 chromosome VII, whole genome shotgun sequence window:
- the AMS1 gene encoding alpha-mannosidase, which produces MSSRGIVYDPQFKPVQGIYENRLRQFIDTGGDYHDLNLTKFYDKKRISLDHDHVKVWWYQVPFERGSSPVSPDKRPSWKSIIERDQKGELEFREANKNQPFGPSWSTTWFKVKISLPEDWAKSDEQLLFEWDCSNEGIVIDPTTLIPVTAFSGSERTEYVLPKSSDGKHFFYIEAGNNGMFGCGAGSTINPPDDNRFFHLRKADLVWPDLDARGLYIDFWMLGDAARELPGDSWQKHQARQLGNAVMNIFDPNDRSSVRKCRDLLQKEYFDPLSESSKVYEQGDSQVLTNVYGIGNCHIDTAWLWPFAETRRKIVRSWSSQCTLMDRFPEYKFVASQAQQFKWLLEDHPEFFNKVLIPKIQQSQFFAVGGTWVENDTNIPSGESLARQFFFGQRFFLKHFGIKSKVFWLPDTFGYSSQMPQLCRLSGIDKFLTQKLSWNNINSFPHSTFNWAGIDGSQLLTHMPPGNTYTASSHFGDVLRTAKQNKTPEYYGSGLMLYGIGDGGGGPTEEMLQKMRRIRSMSNKNGNVIPKLQVGITVDEFYDDILKRTNQGHDLPTWSGELYFEFHRGTYTSQAQTKKFMRLSEIKLHDLEWIAAKTSVLYPDSYEYPAKDINSLWENVLLCQFHDVLPGSCIEMVYKYEAIPMLHNVVKQSTSMIEKTIQFLQSQSKADLVEMGTLTWSKPETVSEQNSLDGSYTSSVTGYDDYIVLANGKLKAIICKKTGVITSITDETLGVEYLDTENGRNKLGANQFVIFDDKPLGWQAWDTELYSVNQYEYITKPKKVQVACNTKETCAVEVIFQVSEKCKIRSVISLNATTSSDANLSKIDITTTVENWDARNKFLKVEFPVNVRNEFASYETQFGITKRPTHYNTSWDVAKFEVCHHKFADYSEYSKGVSILNNCKYGFSTHGNLMRLSLLRSPKAPDEHADMGTHEIKYAIYAHRGALSSDTVKLAHEFNYNFKYKLPKDIGQSFDDIVSISGDENVILSNIKRGEEDRAIRSNYSIKPKDEQSIVVRVYESLGGESFASLNTTLNLKRIEKVDNLEMQVYKNLTATRDESNHTINRIPIKLRPFEIASFKLYF; this is translated from the coding sequence ATGTCATCTAGGGGTATCGTCTATGATCCTCAGTTCAAACCTGTTCAGGGGATTTACGAAAATAGATTAAGACAATTTATTGATACAGGCGGAGATTACcatgatttgaatttgaccAAGTTTTACGACAAGAAACGTATTTCGTTAGATCATGACCATGTCAAAGTTTGGTGGTACCAGGTTCCCTTTGAACGTGGTTCTTCTCCCGTCTCTCCCGATAAAAGACCGTCTTGGAAGTCTATCATTGAACGTGATCAGAAGGGTGAATTGGAATTTAGAGAGGCTAACAAAAATCAGCCTTTCGGGCCCAGTTGGTCTACAACGTGGTTCAAAGTAAAAATTTCCCTACCTGAAGACTGGGCTAAATCTGATGAGCAATTACTCTTTGAATGGGACTGCTCCAACGAAGGAATTGTCATAGACCCAACCACTTTGATTCCCGTGACTGCTTTCTCAGGTAGTGAGAGGACCGAATACGTTTTACCGAAGTCATCGGATGggaaacattttttttacatcgAAGCTGGTAATAATGGTATGTTTGGTTGCGGCGCAGGATCTACTATAAATCCGCCAGATGATAATAGATTCTTCCACTTGAGGAAGGCGGATCTTGTGTGGCCCGACCTGGATGCTCGTGGGCTGTACATTGATTTTTGGATGCTGGGAGATGCTGCGAGAGAGTTGCCTGGAGACTCTTGGCAAAAACACCAAGCGAGACAGCTAGGTAACGCCGTtatgaatatttttgacCCCAATGACCGCTCAAGCGTTCGTAAATGTCGTGACTTACTTCAAAAGGAGTATTTTGATCCACTTTCAGAAAGCAGTAAAGTTTATGAACAAGGGGACTCTCAAGTTTTGACAAATGTTTATGGTATTGGTAATTGCCATATAGATACGGCCTGGTTATGGCCCTTCGCGgagacaagaagaaaaatcgTGAGGTCTTGGTCTTCTCAATGTACTTTAATGGATCGTTTCCCCGAGTACAAATTTGTTGCTTCACAAGCTCAACAATTCAAGTGGCTATTAGAAGATCATCCTGAgttcttcaataaagtaCTGATTCCTAAAATTCAACAATCCCAATTTTTTGCTGTTGGGGGTACATGGGTTGAAAACGACACTAATATTCCCTCCGGAGAATCGTTGGCTAGGCAGTTCTTTTTCGGACAAAGATTTTTCTTAAAGCACTTTGGTATCAAATCAAAAGTTTTCTGGTTACCTGATACGTTTGGATATTCTTCACAAATGCCACAGCTTTGCCGCTTATCAGgaattgataaatttttgactcaaaaactttcttgGAATAATATCAACAGTTTCCCACATAGTACCTTCAACTGGGCAGGAATTGATGGCTCTCAACTACTGACACACATGCCTCCTGGTAATACCTATACAGCCAGCTCCCACTTTGGTGACGTTTTGCGTACCGCTAAGCAGAATAAGACACCCGAATATTACGGTTCCGGTTTAATGTTATACGGGATCGGTGACGGTGGCGGTGGACCAACTGAGGAGATGCTGCAGAAGATGAGACGTATTAGATCTATGAGtaacaaaaatggcaatGTTATTCCAAAACTACAAGTCGGCATCACTGTTGATGAGTTTTATGAtgacattttgaaaagaacgaaTCAAGGGCATGACCTCCCCACTTGGAGTGGCGAGTTGTATTTCGAATTCCATAGAGGGACATATACCAGTCAAGCCCAGACCAAAAAGTTTATGAGACTATCTGAAATCAAACTACATGATCTAGAGTGGATAGCGGCCAAGACCTCTGTTCTATATCCCGACTCGTATGAGTACCCAGCTAAGGACATTAATAGTCTATGGGAAAATGTCCTATTGTGTCAATTTCACGATGTTCTACCCGGTTCTTGTATCGAAATGGTTTATAAATATGAGGCCATCCCTATGCTGCATAACGTTGTCAAGCAGTCTACCTCAATGATAGAAAAGACAatccaatttcttcaaagtcaGAGTAAAGCTGATCTTGTTGAGATGGGAACGCTAACCTGGTCAAAACCCGAAACGGTTTCTGAGCAGAACTCTCTAGATGGTAGTTATACTTCCTCAGTGACAGGATACGATGACTACATAGTTCTTGCTAATGGGAAATTGAAAGCTAttatttgcaaaaaaacagGTGTGATAACGAGTATTACGGATGAAACTTTAGGAGTGGAATATTTGGATACGGAGAACGGAAGGAACAAACTGGGTGCTAACCAGTTTGTTATCTTTGACGACAAACCTTTGGGCTGGCAAGCTTGGGATACAGAACTTTATTCCGTAAACCAGTATGAGTATATTACTAAGCCAAAGAAAGTTCAGGTTGCCTGCAATACCAAAGAGACATGCGCTGTTGAGgtcattttccaagtttctgaaaaatgcaaaatCAGATCAGTAATATCACTTAATGCAACCACGTCTAGCGATGCCAACTTGAGTAAAATCGATATTACTACTACCGTAGAGAACTGGGATGCcagaaacaaatttttaaaagttgAATTCCCCGTCAACGTTCGTAATGAATTCGCATCATATGAAACTCAATTTGGGATTACAAAAAGACCAACGCATTACAACACATCATGGGATGTCGCGAAGTTTGAAGTTTGCCATCATAAATTTGCTGATTATTCTGAATATAGCAAAGGTGTTTCAATTTTAAACAATTGCAAATACGGGTTTTCCACACACGGTAACTTGATGAGACTATCGTTGTTAAGATCTCCAAAAGCTCCAGATGAACATGCCGATATGGGAACACACGAGATAAAATATGCTATCTATGCACATAGAGGGGCGTTATCCAGTGACACCGTCAAGCTAGCTCACGAATTCAATtacaatttcaaatacaaGCTCCCCAAAGACATTGGCCAGAGTTTTGATGACATCGTAAGCATCTCCGGCGATGAGAACGTTATCTTGTCCAACATAAAGAGGGGAGAAGAAGATCGTGCCATCAGATCTAATTATTCTATAAAGCCAAAGGATGAACAAAGCATTGTGGTAAGAGTTTACGAATCTCTTGGAGGGGAATCCTTTGCTTCATTGAATACCACGCTAAATTTGAAGCGTATTGAAAAAGTCGATAATTTGGAAATGCAAGTCTATAAGAATTTGACGGCAACACGAGATGAATCGAATCATACAATTAATAGGATTCCCATAAAATTAAGgccttttgaaattgcttCGTTCAAATTATACTTCTAG
- the CDC43 gene encoding protein geranylgeranyltransferase type I subunit CDC43: MCQVANDLRKVVSNKHEKFFERHLQLLPSSHQGHDVNRMAIIFYSMVGLSVFDVDVPAKYKDHLGWMHKHYIKKTLDDVDNTEISGFVGSLVMDVPNAITINLANTLFALLSSIMLKDYEFFETILDKESLLRFVSRCQLPNRGSFVSCLDYKTNFASPVDSDDLRFCYIAVAILYICGCRSKEDFDRYIDTEKLLEYVMEQRCRSGAFGTHNEPHAGYTSCALSTLALLSSLEMLSDEFKEDTITWLVHRQVSNHGCMKLEDNLNATYDQSDDGGFQGRENKFADTCYAFWCLNSLQLLTDNWQKLCQIELTENYLLNRTQKTLTGGFSKNDEEDADLYHSCLGSAALSLIEGKFNGELCIPQKIFNDFCKRCHF; the protein is encoded by the coding sequence ATGTGTCAAGTCGCCAATGACCTAAGGAAAGTCGTGTCTAATAAGCATGAGAAGTTTTTTGAACGTCATTTACAATTGCTCCCTTCTTCGCATCAAGGACATGACGTGAACAGGATGGCTATCATATTTTATTCCATGGTGGGGCTCTCAGTATTTGACGTTGACGTGCCTGCTAAGTATAAAGATCACCTTGGCTGGATGCACAAACATTATATCAAGAAAACTCTCGATGATGTAGACAATACTGAAATATCAGGATTTGTCGGAAGTTTGGTTATGGACGTTCCCAATGCAATAACTATTAATTTAGCCAATACACTTTTTGCGTTGTTATCATCGATCATGTTGAAAGACTATGAGTTTTTTGAGACAATACTAGACAAGGAGAGTCTTTTGAGGTTTGTCTCCAGGTGCCAATTGCCCAACCGAGGGTCATTTGTATCTTGTTTAGACTACAAAACAAACTTTGCTTCTCCTGTTGATTCAGACGATTTGAGATTTTGCTATATCGCGGTTGCCATTTTGTACATATGTGGATGTCGATCCAAAGAGGACTTTGACAGATACATCGATACGGAGAAATTACTTGAATACGTAATGGAACAACGATGTCGTAGCGGGGCTTTTGGTACCCACAATGAACCGCATGCAGGGTATACGTCTTGTGCACTTTCTACTCTAGCATTATTATCTAGTCTTGAAATGCTATCAGATGAGTTTAAAGAGGACACTATAACGTGGCTAGTGCATAGGCAGGTTTCAAACCATGGGTGCATGAAGCTTGAAGACAACTTGAATGCTACATATGACCAATCGGATGACGGTGGTTTCCaaggaagagaaaacaaatttgcCGATACATGCTACGCATTCTGGTGCTTGAATTCTTTGCAGTTACTCACAGACAATTGGCAAAAACTTTGCCAAATCGAACTAACAGAAAATTATCTACTTAATCGGACGCAGAAAACTTTAACTGGGGGTTTCAGCAaaaatgacgaagaagacgcTGATTTATATCATAGCTGCTTGGGGAGTGCTGCATTGTCATTGATTGAGGGTAAATTTAACGGGGAACTATGCATACCTCAAAAGATattcaatgatttttgCAAGAGGTGCCATTTCTAG
- the LYS5 gene encoding holo-[acyl-carrier-protein] synthase gives MAETIEALKNISKVENGSVWAGVFAVKIQEDLLADDFTFEVLTRVLPLDSQAQIFNRKSFHDRCTILCNRLLQLFGCSIVTGLDYQALRFDRGSFGKPFLGNDRSIPFSMTTGEQCVAMSLVKGASTDEYQNIGIDIASTRNYGGNEELELFKEIFSDEEFKGLQRASDPCVIFTYLWSLKESYTKFTGTGLNTNLATIDFGAITVFPVNGASLDITLDNVPLVFYSRWFNSEIITTCIPKSISNDLNMGIPKLYNVPLSMLIDYFIKT, from the coding sequence ATGGCTGAAACAATTGAGGCACTGAAGAACATTTCAAAGGTGGAAAATGGAAGCGTATGGGCTGGTGTTTTTGCAGTTAAAATTCAAGAGGATTTGCTTGCTGACGACTTTACATTCGAAGTGCTAACAAGAGTGTTACCATTGGACTCGCAAGCTCAAATCTTTAATAGGAAGTCGTTTCATGATAGATGTACTATTTTATGCAATCGGCTTCTGCAATTGTTTGGCTGTTCTATTGTCACGGGCTTAGATTATCAAGCGTTGAGGTTCGACAGGGGCAGCTTTGGTAAGCCATTCTTGGGCAATGATCGATCTATTCCTTTTAGCATGACAACAGGTGAACAGTGTGTAGCTATGTCTTTGGTGAAGGGCGCGAGCACAGATGAATATCAGAACATTGGTATCGATATTGCTTCTACGCGTAATTATGGTGGGAATGAAGAACTGGAGTTATTTAAAGAGATTTTTAGTGATGAGGAATTTAAGGGTTTACAAAGAGCGTCTGATCCATGTGTGATATTCACTTACCTGTGGTCCCTGAAAGAATCATATACAAAGTTTACCGGAACAGGGCTTAATACAAATTTGGCAACGATAGATTTTGGTGCGATCACTGTCTTTCCCGTTAACGGAGCTTCATTGGACATTACCTTAGATAACGTTCCACTGGTTTTTTATTCTCGATGGTTCAACAGCGAAATCATAACTACTTGCATACCAAAGTCGATCAGCAATGACCTTAACATGGGCATCCCAAAATTATATAACGTTCCCTTATCTATGCTAATTGATTATTTCATCAAGACGTGA
- the PEX14 gene encoding Pex14p yields the protein MSDVVSEDRKALFDSAISFLKDESIKDAPLLKKIEFLKSKGLTEKEIEIAMAEPKINEKLDNGITKRSDVSENTTNAQDMYFYEAMPPALPHRDWKDYFVMATATAGLLYGAYQVTRRYVIPNILPEAKNKLEEDKEEIKDQFAKIDKVLNAIETEQTELREQESNKLKELGDTISELQQVLVQTTRNKEKIEDEFRLVKLEMSNLQSTIDKFVSDNSNMQELNNIQREMDSLKSLIKNREPTDMHDNRPFSMSPNGIPGIDAIPSASEILAKMGMQEENDEEKENGDNAANEANTVPAWKKVREQTVDSNGSIPEWQKNTTANEISVPDWQNAQLGDSTP from the coding sequence ATGAGTGACGTAGTCAGTGAAGATCGTAAGGCATTATTTGACTCGGCAATTTCCTTCTTAAAGGATGAGTCCATCAAGGATGCCCCacttttaaagaaaattgaattCTTGAAATCGAAAGGGTTGACGGAAAAGGAGATTGAAATAGCAATGGCAGAACCGAAGATCAATGAGAAGCTGGATAACGGAATAACGAAGAGGAGTGACGTGTCTGAGAACACGACAAACGCGCAGGATATGTACTTTTATGAGGCGATGCCACCGGCCCTACCCCACAGAGACTGGAAGGACTACTTTGTAATGGCTACCGCCACGGCTGGATTACTGTATGGTGCGTACCAAGTAACTAGAAGGTACGTGATACCGAATATTTTACCAGAAGCAAAGAATAAATTGGAGGAGGAcaaggaagaaatcaagGATCAGTTTGCCAAAATTGATAAAGTCCTCAATGCCATCGAAACAGAACAGACAGAGCTTAGAGAGCAAGAAAGCAATAAGTTGAAAGAGCTAGGTGACACAATTTCCGAACTGCAACAAGTACTAGTGCAAACTACgagaaacaaagaaaagatcgAAGACGAATTTAGACTAGTTAAGCTCGAGATGTCCAACCTACAAAGCACCATTGACAAGTTTGTTTCAGACAACAGCAACATGCAGGAGCTAAACAATATCCAAAGAGAAATGGATTCGCTTAAGAGTTTGATAAAAAACCGGGAACCAACTGACATGCATGACAATAGACCATTTTCCATGTCTCCTAATGGCATACCTGGTATAGACGCGATCCCATCTGCGTCCGAAATCCTAGCCAAGATGGGCATGCAAGAAGAGAATGACGAAGAGAAGGAGAACGGTGATAATGCTGCCAACGAGGCAAACACCGTTCCGGcatggaaaaaagtgaGAGAGCAAACTGTCGATAGCAATGGCTCCATCCCGGAATGGCAAAAAAACACCACTGCCAATGAAATTAGCGTGCCCGACTGGCAAAACGCACAGCTTGGGGACTCTACCCCATAG
- the NUT1 gene encoding Nut1p, translated as MEKESVYNLALKCADRQLTSTDFLNLYKEFFNEKFSSLVQEEVDGTANAATISDIKKELSLTDTSGSSGSTDVTRLDEALDIVCSDFVKVLNLERPLILADYIVEVLFVNYNSDMIKCFLPKLNSVTNSLILVHFFSKSCSFFAKLSDTLVIGQVRKDLGSVVVPSILNLDMNSLNKELIVVISKFLHTVLKLATAPILLTSVSCKNGSFTLLNQLSQTNKLLFRKISQTFEAKLHFKDTKPFLNKDSTNEYVGSPSLTSPQYIPSPLSSTKPPGSVNSAAKYKDMKLIRYYKNIWLNNKIINWEIANSDFLSKYSAISSSIFREGLNSVHNLDQLLSDLIETSFTCFAQFVSNKQYHQANSNLTLLERQWVIFISKHLPLLILENSSRSPRVVTNALDNIDEKVIKAIRIYFTEKDDIKSTNEDLFDDYPSTSLDIRHDFIKGLIMLNLQPASIINNYLREDQMIDTSILPTNDDLVVRNLQGIQEVVHNTNSFIISSLDTLELESITDSNNNDSSNGLFQVLHNFESVAPTKQREIVRGILSIFNDSIKELNYNRITKISALLFFNFSHSLTTILSFSSPTTLVETLMKFIDSSKNDRSNSNINDESSEYETVNISLSLSWAILLLINVTQTYGISVVDVALKSSNLSLKDSFIINFISNLPNVSDKYYLEESNINDSDMLTKSHNTVQSWLCDLFVNGSITDQLIQNIETRQLANLIPFIVKQVLLSVEIGALTDISSLIGGFEYFLQPLLLIGLVKTFFWLEQFLSCVKNDTVSEDILQKLFNLLNTLFNPITLNEDSKAFHTAVLRLNAIPLLKVLRKFRVQSQSNYGIYSSDAQGDPNLEPLIAKLISVLNISPVYDVDPRIINAENDYSRKQLGYGKFLILNENPVNKIMTNQINSFWSLHSSTYYNLDYLFELIELVTPKNFLFDVLKTLEYKLATYGVPGSKNKRGSLESEHVFDYFFYFLVLHDVKTAEEATQLIEYMEDDTKKKNDDADKKCEYPQEKAKEAVEVKQESQPKNEVAQDDDFDMLFGENDTSAQAYEEDEEDENSCDNDKPNDISMIKVEEGLAKTNKIGILKRDSFAVLLHELKLLNDSALAIGEITKTEHEKFIKYHNKYLCMLKTCVF; from the coding sequence ATGGAAAAGGAATCTGTATATAACTTAGCGCTGAAATGTGCTGACCGACAACTGACCTCCACGGATTTTCTGAACCTTTACAAGGAattcttcaatgaaaagTTCTCATCATTGGTTCAAGAGGAGGTAGATGGTACTGCTAATGCTGCCACAATCAGTGATATCAAGAAGGAACTGTCCTTGACGGATACATCCGGTAGTAGTGGGTCTACAGATGTTACACGCTTGGATGAAGCTCTAGATATCGTTTGCTCTGATTTTGTCAAGGTTTTAAACCTAGAGAGGCCTTTGATCCTGGCGGATTATATCGTTGAGGTGTTGTTTGTGAACTACAACTCGGATATGataaaatgttttttgcCCAAATTGAACTCTGTTACCAACTCGTTAATTTTGGTGCATTTCTTCTCCAAGTCTTGTTCATTTTTCGCTAAACTATCAGATACTTTGGTAATTGGCCAAGTACGCAAGGATTTGGGTAGTGTTGTGGTACCGAGTATTTTAAACCTCGATATGAActctttgaataaagaaCTCATTGTTGTAATATCGAAGTTTTTGCATACTGTTTTGAAACTCGCAACCGCCCCAATCCTTTTAACTTCTGTCAGCTGTAAGAATGGATCATTTACACTTCTCAATCAGCTGTCACAAACTAACAAGCTGCTTTTTAGAAAGATCTCACAGACTTTTGAGGCAAAATTGCACTTCAAAGACACGAAGCCGTTTTTAAACAAAGATTCAACCAACGAATATGTAGGATCTCCTTCATTGACTTCTCCCCAATATATTCCAAGTCCTCTCTCTTCAACGAAACCTCCAGGTTCTGTGAATTCTGCGGCCAAATATAAAGACATGAAGCTTATACGttattataaaaatatctggcttaataacaaaataatcaaCTGGGAAATAGCCAATTCAGATTTCTTGTCAAAGTATTCTGCAATAAGCTCCTCTATTTTCCGAGAGGGCCTAAACTCTGTTCACAACCTGGACCAGTTACTTTCCGACTTAATTGAGACATCATTTACTTGTTTTGCTCAATTCGTCAGTAATAAACAATATCATCAAGCGAACTCCAATTTAACGCTGCTAGAAAGACAATGGGTTATATTTATCTCCAAACACTTGCCACTGTTGATCCTTGAGAATTCTTCAAGAAGTCCTCGTGTAGTAACGAATGCCTTAGATAATATCGATGAGAAAGTCATTAAAGCTATTAGAATATACTTTACCGAAAAGGATGATATCAAGTCCACTAATGAAGATTTGTTTGATGATTATCCGTCTACTAGTTTAGATATAAGGCATGATTTCATTAAGGGTTTAATTATGTTGAATTTACAACCTGCTTCTATCATCAACAATTATTTGAGAGAAGATCAAATGATCGACACCAGTATACTACCTACAAATGATGATTTGGTTGTTCGTAATTTGCAAGGCATCCAAGAAGTGGTTCATAACACTAACAGTTTCATCATTTCATCTTTGGACACTTTGGAGCTAGAATCAATAACTGAttctaataataatgattcCAGTAATGGGTTATTCCAAGTACTACACAACTTTGAATCTGTTGCGCCCACAAAACAACGTGAGATAGTAAGGGGTATTTTATCCATCTTTAATGACTCAATAAAAGAATTAAACTATAATAGAATAACCAAAATTTCCGCTctgttatttttcaatttttcacacTCATTGACAACAATTCTCtcgttttcttcaccaACAACATTGGTGGAGACCTTAATGAAATTCATCGACTCTTCGAAAAATGATAGAAGTAACTCAAATATCAATGATGAAAGTTCGGAATACGAAACGGTCAATATTTCATTATCCCTCTCCTGGGCAATATTACTGCTAATAAATGTAACACAAACGTATGGTATATCCGTGGTTGATGTAGCACTCAAATCATCCAACTTATCTCTAAAGGATTCCTTCATAAttaattttatttcaaatctGCCTAATGTGTCGGATAAATATTATTTGGAAGAGTCAAATATCAACGATTCTGATATGCTAACTAAGTCGCATAATACCGTTCAAAGCTGGCTCTGTGATCTTTTTGTCAATGGGTCCATCACCGATCAAttgattcaaaatattgaaacCAGGCAATTGGCTAATCTCATACCATTCATCGTCAAACAGGTCTTGCTTTCAGTTGAAATAGGGGCTCTGACTGACATTTCGAGTTTGATAGGTGGATTCGAGTACTTCTTACAGCCTTTGTTACTGATCGGATTAGttaaaacatttttttggctAGAACAATTTCTTTCATGTGTCAAGAACGATACTGTATCAGAAGATATCTTACAGAAATTATTCAATCTATTAAACACCCTTTTCAACCCAATCACTCTTAATGAAGACTCAAAAGCTTTCCATACGGCAGTTTTGAGGTTAAACGCAATCCCATTACTAAAGGTTCTTCGCAAATTTAGAGTTCAAAGTCAATCTAATTATGGTATATATTCATCTGATGCGCAGGGCGATCCAAACCTAGAGCCTTTGATTGCAAAATTGATTTCGGTTTTAAACATATCACCGGTTTATGATGTTGATCCAAGAATTATCAACGCGGAAAATGATTACTCTAGAAAGCAGTTGGGTTATGGTAAATTTCTaattttgaatgaaaatccagtcaacaaaataatgacTAACCAAATCAATTCATTTTGGAGTCTTCATAGTAGCACATATTACAACTTAGATTACTTGTTTGAATTAATTGAATTGGTGACGCCaaagaattttctttttgatgtATTGAAAACCTTGGAATATAAACTAGCCACCTATGGAGTTCCAGGctctaaaaataaaagaggATCTTTAGAATCAGAGCATGTTTTCgattactttttttattttcttgtacTACACGATGTAAAAACAGCAGAGGAAGCTACTCAATTAATAGAATATATGGAAGATGAcacgaagaaaaaaaacgatgACGCTGACAAGAAATGTGAGTATCCACAGGAAAAAGCTAAGGAAGCTGTTGAGGTGAAACAAGAATCCCAACCAAAAAACGAAGTTGCTCAAGacgatgattttgatatgCTTTTTGGGGAGAACGATACAAGTGCTCAAGCTTATGAGGAAGACGAAGAGGATGAAAACAGCTGTGATAATGACAAGCCTAACGACATATCGATGATAAAGGTAGAAGAAGGCCTAGCCAAGACTAACAAAATAGGTATTTTGAAGAGGGACTCCTTTGCAGTACTTCTTCATGAACTAAAATTGCTGAACGATTCGGCCTTAGCAATTGGTGAGATAACTAAGACGGAACACGAAAAGTTTATCAAATATcataataaatatttatgCATGTTGAAAACATGCGTCTTTTAA